From Rhodamnia argentea isolate NSW1041297 chromosome 10, ASM2092103v1, whole genome shotgun sequence, a single genomic window includes:
- the LOC125312653 gene encoding uncharacterized protein LOC125312653: protein MKRVALAWLCLLSVAEISLLQSAAMAGPSEASAMSPSRLEARAAIRSRKLVSESPAEPASSVAGPSEENEGSPRAAAAAEVPLGAEAVAETVVATTKHRSSDKSVAGGGVIIGGLVTAIFAAVFCYIRVTRKRDGVPR from the coding sequence ATGAAGAGGGTCGCTCTCGCTTGGCTATGCCTACTATCAGTAGCTGAGATCTCGCTGCTGCAGTCAGCAGCAATGGCGGGTCCGTCGGAGGCTTCCGCCATGAGCCCGTCTCGGCTCGAGGCCCGAGCTGCCATCCGATCGCGCAAGCTGGTCTCCGAATCCCCGGCCGAGCCTGCCTCTAGCGTCGCCGGGCCGTCGGAAGAGAACGAAGGGTCCCCCCGCGCGGCGGCGGCTGCTGAAGTGCCGTTGGGAGCGGAGGCTGTTGCTGAAACGGTGGTGGCGACGACGAAGCACAGGTCCTCGGATAAGTCCGTGGCCGGCGGAGGGGTCATCATCGGAGGCCTGGTGACCGCCATTTTCGCCGCGGTGTTCTGCTACATCAGGGTCACCCGGAAGAGAGACGGCGTCCCTCGTTGA